The Conexivisphaera calida genome includes a region encoding these proteins:
- the gatD gene encoding Glu-tRNA(Gln) amidotransferase subunit GatD — MEDELQGYRGPARDLLQRAGVHVGDEVELALADGGAISGTLMPRYEHADDEHVAVKLRNGYNAGVAVSRISSVHVLGRARPEPTAAAQQVRRVKGDVIIIGTGGTIASRIDYRTGAVTPIFRPEDLYSRVPGLGEIANLETELLFNILSENMTPEHWAAIAERVGRAISEGYRGVVITHGTDTMHYTAAALSFALEGLPVPVVLVGAQRSSDRPSSDASSNLKGAVLAASRGDFSGVYVAMHRNLSDREIAIHRGVKVRKNHTSRRDAFESVNSRLAAVVDLSSMEVRKLTDLPPRGDPRSLKVKPRFDRRAFLLKYFPGMDGGVIDGLVDAGYRALILEGTGLGHVGAQVHGSIRRAVEKGVFVGMTSQCIWGSVRMTVYDTGRDLMRAGVVPLGDMLPEVALVKAMWLLGQGAGAEEMRSLMPSNMRGEISERRYIEDVRE; from the coding sequence GTGGAGGACGAGCTTCAGGGGTACAGGGGCCCCGCGCGTGACCTGCTCCAGAGGGCGGGGGTTCACGTAGGGGACGAGGTGGAGCTGGCGCTGGCGGATGGCGGCGCTATCTCGGGCACGCTCATGCCGCGCTACGAGCACGCGGACGACGAACATGTCGCTGTGAAGCTGAGGAACGGGTACAATGCAGGGGTGGCCGTGTCCAGGATATCGAGCGTGCACGTGCTGGGAAGGGCGCGGCCCGAGCCGACCGCCGCCGCACAGCAGGTGCGCCGCGTGAAGGGTGACGTCATCATAATAGGCACCGGGGGCACCATAGCCAGCAGGATAGATTACAGGACGGGCGCCGTGACGCCAATCTTCAGGCCGGAGGATCTGTACTCCAGGGTCCCGGGGCTCGGGGAGATAGCTAACCTCGAGACCGAGCTCCTCTTCAACATACTCAGCGAGAACATGACCCCGGAGCACTGGGCGGCCATCGCAGAGCGCGTCGGGAGGGCGATCTCTGAGGGATACCGGGGAGTAGTGATAACGCATGGAACCGACACCATGCACTACACGGCAGCCGCCCTCAGTTTTGCGCTCGAGGGACTCCCCGTGCCGGTCGTGCTGGTGGGCGCACAGAGGTCGTCCGACAGGCCCTCATCCGATGCGTCATCCAACCTGAAGGGCGCCGTGCTCGCGGCATCCCGCGGCGACTTCAGCGGAGTCTACGTCGCGATGCACCGGAACCTCTCGGACCGTGAGATAGCTATACACAGGGGGGTGAAGGTCAGGAAGAACCACACGAGCAGGAGGGACGCGTTCGAGTCCGTGAACTCGAGGCTGGCGGCCGTCGTGGACCTGAGTTCAATGGAGGTCAGGAAGCTCACGGACCTGCCGCCCCGCGGAGATCCGAGATCGCTCAAGGTCAAGCCGCGCTTCGACAGGAGGGCGTTCCTGTTGAAGTACTTCCCGGGGATGGACGGTGGTGTGATAGATGGCCTGGTCGACGCCGGCTACAGGGCGCTGATACTCGAGGGCACGGGACTCGGGCACGTGGGGGCTCAGGTCCACGGGAGTATCAGGAGGGCAGTGGAGAAGGGCGTATTCGTGGGCATGACCTCACAGTGCATATGGGGGAGCGTGAGGATGACCGTATACGACACCGGGAGGGACCTCATGAGGGCCGGGGTGGTGCCGCTGGGGGATATGCTGCCGGAGGTGGCGCTCGTCAAGGCAATGTGGCTCCTAGGGCAGGGCGCCGGCGCCGAGGAGATGAGATCTCTCATGCCCTCGAACATGAGGGGGGAGATCTCGGAGAGGAGGTACATAGAGGATGTCCGCGAGTGA
- the gatE gene encoding Glu-tRNA(Gln) amidotransferase subunit GatE, translated as MSASEGGGAPDYRSLGAKVGIELHRQLDVGGKLFCGCSTAREDGSKSFRRVLLPSESELGDVDPAARFEAARGMEFEYMYGDSSSCLVEADEEPPHDVNQRALEAAITVALLLGSTIVDEVHVMRKIVIDGSNTSGFQRTMLIALGGSLKFGEKSVGVLTITLEEDAARNLGSDGRVKKYGLDRLGIPLVEVSLAPLEISSAQDAVDAAAALGRLLKSTGMVARGIGTVRQDLNISIAGSGIVEVKGVQELPLIAKVVEFEVRRLGWLKEVAAELSRRGVRPESAVGEIVDVTGILSRAKGGVVRKSIAGGARALAVLARGYRGLLGSEPYEGVRVGRDLAAIANAFGLGGVIHSDELPNYGVDEGLVEEVRAALAAGSEDAFVIALGDAEVARRVLEAVSGRLRDLVSGPPAETRAPTPDGRTKYMRPRPGSARMYPETDLLPIPITGAMRARLRENLPLPWDRQVSELASKYGLSAKLADEVLDSERYDLFREAVKMGVKPSVAATVITETLVSLRREGLDVDSVSDDQLRRLFSAIASGRIAKEAASEVLRAVASGRAPDVDSAAEALGISALDDAALAALIDEVLDRNERMISERGDRALGPLMGEVMSKVRGRVDGAKVNEMLRLKLKERLGRSG; from the coding sequence ATGTCCGCGAGTGAGGGTGGGGGCGCGCCCGACTACAGGTCGCTGGGCGCCAAGGTCGGCATAGAGCTCCACAGGCAGCTGGACGTGGGCGGCAAGCTGTTCTGCGGCTGCAGCACTGCGAGGGAGGACGGCTCCAAGTCGTTCAGGCGCGTCCTGTTGCCCTCCGAGAGCGAGTTGGGCGACGTGGATCCGGCCGCCAGGTTTGAGGCAGCGCGCGGCATGGAGTTCGAGTACATGTACGGCGACTCGAGCAGCTGCCTGGTCGAGGCGGACGAGGAGCCGCCGCATGACGTGAACCAGAGGGCGCTCGAGGCAGCGATCACGGTGGCCCTCCTGCTCGGGTCGACTATTGTGGATGAGGTCCACGTGATGAGGAAGATCGTGATAGATGGCTCCAACACCAGCGGATTCCAGAGGACAATGCTGATAGCGCTCGGCGGTTCCCTCAAATTCGGGGAGAAATCCGTGGGCGTCCTCACGATAACGCTGGAGGAGGACGCCGCGAGGAACCTGGGATCGGACGGCAGGGTCAAGAAATACGGGCTGGACAGGCTTGGGATACCGCTGGTTGAGGTCTCGCTGGCCCCGCTGGAGATAAGCTCCGCGCAGGACGCGGTGGACGCGGCAGCGGCGCTGGGCAGGCTCCTCAAGTCGACCGGGATGGTAGCCAGGGGCATAGGCACGGTGCGCCAGGACCTCAACATATCGATCGCGGGAAGCGGAATAGTCGAGGTGAAGGGCGTACAGGAGTTACCCCTGATAGCCAAGGTTGTGGAGTTCGAGGTGAGGCGCCTCGGCTGGCTGAAGGAGGTCGCCGCCGAGCTCTCCAGGCGGGGCGTGAGGCCGGAATCCGCCGTCGGGGAGATCGTGGATGTGACGGGGATACTGTCCCGCGCGAAGGGCGGCGTCGTCAGGAAGTCGATCGCCGGGGGCGCGAGGGCGCTCGCGGTGCTCGCGAGGGGCTATCGCGGGCTTCTGGGGTCGGAGCCATACGAGGGAGTGCGGGTGGGCCGTGACCTGGCGGCGATAGCTAACGCCTTCGGCCTAGGCGGCGTCATACACTCGGATGAGCTTCCCAACTACGGCGTAGATGAGGGCCTGGTGGAGGAGGTGCGCGCTGCGCTCGCTGCGGGCTCTGAAGATGCGTTCGTGATCGCGCTGGGCGATGCCGAGGTGGCGAGGCGCGTCCTGGAGGCAGTCTCCGGCAGGCTGAGGGACCTCGTGTCGGGCCCGCCCGCGGAGACCCGTGCACCAACCCCCGACGGCAGGACGAAGTACATGAGACCGCGCCCGGGATCCGCTAGGATGTACCCGGAGACGGACCTCCTCCCGATACCGATCACGGGCGCGATGCGCGCCAGGCTCAGGGAAAACCTCCCTCTGCCGTGGGACAGGCAGGTCTCGGAGCTGGCCTCCAAGTACGGCCTCAGTGCGAAGCTCGCGGACGAGGTTCTCGATTCTGAGCGCTACGATCTGTTCCGCGAGGCGGTGAAGATGGGAGTGAAACCGTCCGTCGCTGCCACCGTTATCACCGAGACTTTGGTGAGCCTTCGCAGGGAGGGGCTCGACGTGGACTCCGTGTCGGATGACCAGCTCAGGCGGCTGTTCTCCGCCATAGCGTCCGGTCGCATAGCGAAGGAGGCTGCGTCTGAGGTCCTGAGGGCGGTCGCGTCAGGCCGCGCACCGGACGTCGACTCCGCAGCCGAGGCCCTGGGCATCTCGGCGCTCGACGACGCCGCGCTCGCTGCGCTCATAGATGAGGTGCTGGACCGCAACGAGCGCATGATATCGGAACGCGGAGATAGGGCGCTGGGTCCGCTGATGGGTGAAGTGATGTCCAAGGTGAGGGGCAGGGTTGACGGGGCCAAGGTCAATGAAATGCTCCGGCTGAAACTGAAGGAGCGGCTCGGCCGCTCCGGCTGA
- a CDS encoding winged helix-turn-helix domain-containing protein yields MPELTVHVSYGDINADFTGKDADEVLHALNSFLVSMIPELELARKLHLSYTLRDLAEMFGEYVKLTPEGPRVVVQDPKMSDKQLIALQLVAARIAYELGRSERDGMVVQEIEQATALKPKSISSRLSELTKQNIVERRGENRTIYYRITTYGIGWLSKELAARARP; encoded by the coding sequence ATGCCGGAGCTGACCGTACACGTATCATACGGCGACATAAACGCCGACTTCACGGGAAAGGACGCGGACGAGGTCCTGCACGCGCTGAACAGCTTCCTGGTCTCCATGATACCCGAACTGGAGCTGGCCAGGAAGCTCCACCTGAGCTACACCTTGAGGGACCTAGCGGAGATGTTCGGCGAGTACGTGAAGCTGACGCCCGAGGGCCCCAGGGTGGTGGTGCAGGATCCCAAGATGAGCGACAAGCAGCTGATAGCGCTGCAGCTCGTCGCGGCGCGCATAGCGTACGAGCTCGGGAGATCCGAGAGGGACGGTATGGTCGTTCAGGAAATAGAGCAGGCGACGGCTCTGAAGCCGAAGTCCATAAGCTCCAGGCTGAGCGAGCTGACCAAGCAGAACATAGTTGAGAGACGGGGTGAGAACAGGACTATATACTATCGTATAACCACCTACGGTATAGGGTGGCTCTCAAAGGAGCTGGCCGCCCGCGCGCGCCCTTAG